A portion of the Malania oleifera isolate guangnan ecotype guangnan chromosome 3, ASM2987363v1, whole genome shotgun sequence genome contains these proteins:
- the LOC131150248 gene encoding receptor-like kinase TMK4, with translation MGLATMGILWIFVLSLSFVSLSSADDAAVMTKLASALSSLPSDWTGSKFCSWTGVNCHNSGRVTSISLASKSLSGVLPSQLNELTQLRTLSLQNNQLSGALPSLANLSSLQQIYFNDNNFTSIPAGFFQGLTSLTTFSLSQNLDLDPWTIPTDLTQSSTLVSFYASNSQITGVIPDIFASFPNLQDLRLSYNNLTGALPASFAGSAIKNLWLNNQAMGLSGGIGVLSNMSQLYQVWLQNNAFTGPIPDLSNCESLWDLQLRDNQFTGVVPSSVISLPNLANVSLTNNKLQGPLPVFGKNVKAELGTTNSFCRSDAGSCDPQVTTLLEIAGALNYPMTLAESWQGNDACQQWTFITCDAQRKSVTIVNFGKRYFGGTISPAFGNLTSLKSLSLNDNNLTGSIPDSLTSLKQLQTLDVSNNNLTGKIPVFLSSVKLTTTGNPLLGKNSSSEGGGGGSTNSGQGATSPAGSPSGSSTSSVSSGLIIGIVIAVIVFLGIIGFFCFKCFAIRRHRKFGKVENPQNGQKMVQNGIMGGMSGYGGVPSELHSQSSGDHTEIQVFEGGNVSISIQVLRQVTNNFSEDNILGRGGFGVVYKGELHDGTKIAVKRMESVAMGSKGMNEFQAEIAVLTKVRHRHLVALLGFCINGSERILVYEYMPKGTLGEHLFEWCEHGFSPLTWKQRVTIALDVARGVEYLHSLAQQSFIHRDLKPSNILLGDDMRAKVSDFGLVKNAPDGKYSVETRLAGTFGYLAPEYAATGRVTTKVDVYAFGVVLMEIITGRKALDDTLPDERAHLVTWFRRVLINKDGIRKCIDQTLEFDDDTYESICKVAELAGHCTARESYQRPDMGHAVNVLGPLVQLWKPASHEEEESSGINLDMSLPQALQRWQNNEGTSTMFNDLSYSQSQSSIPSKPSGFADTFDSMDCR, from the exons ATGGGGCTTGCAACAATGGGGATCCTCTGGATCTTCGtactttctctctcctttgtCTCTCTCTCCTCGGCGGACGACGCCGCCGTGATGACTAAGCTGGCCTCTGCCCTCTCCTCCCTCCCTTCCGATTGGACCGGTTCCAAATTCTGCTCGTGGACCGGCGTCAATTGCCACAACTCCGGCCGAGTTACCTCCATCAGCCTCGCCTCCAAGTCCCTCTCCGGCGTCCTCCCCTCCCAACTCAACGAGTTGACTCAGCTCCGAACCCTCTCCCTCCAGAACAACCAACTCTCCGGTGCATTGCCCTCCCTTGCCAACCTCTCTTCCCTCCAGCAAATCTACTTCAACGACAACAACTTCACCTCCATTCCTGCCGGTTTCTTCCAAGGGCTCACCAGCCTTACCACCTTCAGTCTGAGTCAGAACCTGGATCTCGACCCGTGGACGATCCCTACGGACTTGACTCAGTCCTCCACCCTCGTCAGCTTCTACGCCAGCAATTCCCAGATCACTGGTGTGATCCCGGACATCTTCGCTTCTTTCCCGAATTTGCAGGACCTTCGGCTGTCCTACAATAACCTCACCGGCGCTCTGCCGGCGTCGTTCGCCGGATCTGCGATTAAGAACCTGTGGCTGAACAACCAGGCGATGGGGCTTTCCGGCGGGATCGGCGTGTTATCGAACATGTCTCAGTTGTACCAGGTGTGGTTGCAAAACAATGCCTTCACCGGTCCGATCCCTGACCTCTCCAATTGCGAATCACTTTGGGATTTGCAGCTTCGCGACAACCAGTTCACCGGGGTTGTGCCGTCTTCGGTAATTTCCCTTCCTAATTTGGCCAACGTCTCATTAACGAACAATAAATTGCAAGGTCCTTTGCCTGTTTTCGGGAAAAATGTGAAAGCTGAATTGGGTACTACTAATAGCTTTTGCCGAAGTGATGCGGGTTCTTGTGATCCTCAAGTCACTACATTGCTCGAGATTGCTGGGGCCTTAAACTATCCCATGACTTTGGCTGAATCTTGGCAAGGAAATGATGCTTGCCAACAATGGACGTTCATTACTTGCGATGCGCAAAGGAAGAGTGTGACTATTGTGAATTTTGGGAAGCGATATTTTGGAGGGACAATATCACCGGCATTTGGGAATCTTACTTCGCTCAAGAGCCTTTCTTTGAATGATAATAACCTTACAGGTTCCATTCCTGATAGCTTGACAAGTTTGAAGCAGCTTCAGACATTAGATGTGTCCAACAATAACCTTACTGGAAAAATACCAGTTTTTCTATCGTCGGTGAAGCTGACTACAACAGGGAATCCTTTGCTCGGAAAGAATTCAAGCTCTGAAGGTGGAGGAGGTGGGAGTACAAATTCTGGGCAGGGTGCCACTTCACCTGCTGGAAGCCCATCCGGATCATCCACTAGTTCTGTTTCATCGGGTTTGATTATTGGTATTGTTATTGCTGTCATAGTTTTTCTTGGGATTATAGGGTTTTTCTGTTTTAAATGTTTTGCAATAAGACGACATCGAAAATTTGGCAAGGTAGAGAATCCCCAAAATGGGCAGAAAATGGTGCAGAATGGTATAATGGGTGGTATGAGTGGTTATGGTGGTGTGCCAAGTGAGTTACACAGCCAGAGCAGTGGCGATCACACTGAAATTCAAGTTTTTGAAGGTGGAAATGTTTCAATCTCTATCCAAGTTCTTCGGCAGGTGACTAACAATTTCAGTGAAGATAATATACTGGGTAGAGGAGGATTTGGAGTTGTTTATAAAGGAGAATTGCATGATGGAACGAAGATTGCTGTGAAGAGGATGGAATCTGTGGCAATGGGCTCAAAAGGAATGAATGAGTTTCAAGCTGAAATTGCAGTTCTCACAAAAGTTAGGCATAGGCATTTGGTTGCTCTTTTAGGTTTTTGTATCAATGGGAGTGAGAGGATTTTGGTATATGAGTACATGCCAAAGGGGACTCTTGGGGAGCATTTGTTTGAGTGGTGCGAGCATGGTTTTTCTCCACTTACATGGAAGCAGCGAGTGACAATAGCATTAGATGTAGCCAGGGGTGTTGAATATTTACATAGCTTAGCACAACAAAGTTTTATTCATAGAGATTTGAAACCTTCTAACATACTTCTTGGTGATGACATGAGGGCCAAGGTTTCTGATTTTGGTTTAGTTAAAAATGCGCCTGATGGAAAGTATTCTGTGGAAACGAGGCTGGCAGGAACATTTGGGTATCTTGCACCTGAATATGCTG CTACAGGAAGAGTGACAACCAAAGTGGATGTTTATGCGTTTGGAGTGGTTCTGATGGAGATAATCACTGGAAGAAAAGCACTGGATGATACCCTGCCAGATGAGAGAGCTCATTTGGTCACATGGTTTCGGAGGGTTCTAATCAACAAGGATGGTATCAGAAAGTGTATTGATCAAACTCTTGAGTTTGATGATGACACATATGAGAGCATTTGCAAAGTAGCTGAACTAGCAGGTCACTGTACTGCTCGTGAGTCCTATCAGAGACCTGATATGGGCCACGCTGTTAATGTACTGGGCCCTCTTGTGCAATTGTGGAAACCTGCTAGCCACGAAGAAGAAGAGAGCTCTGGCATTAACCTCGACATGAGCCTTCCTCAAGCTCTACAAAGATGGCAAAACAACGAAGGCACTTCCACAATGTTTAATGATTTGTCCTATAGTCAGTCCCAATCTAGTATTCCTTCAAAACCTTCAGGGTTCGCAGACACATTTGATTCAATGGATTGCCGGTGA